A window of Bacteroidia bacterium contains these coding sequences:
- a CDS encoding c-type cytochrome → MKKVLKIVLGIFVLILLGIVTLVSYIQLTMPNVGAAPDIKIESTPELVKRGEYLANCVMVCMDCHSTRDWTKYSGPITPGTLGNGGETFNKELGFPGEFYSRNITPFGLKDWTDGEIFRAITCGVSRDGHAFFPVMPYPSYGKLDSLDIIAVIAYLRSLPSIEKQVPESKPAFPFSIILKTIPQKAQFTKKPDTSNVLAYGEYLANSANCIECHTQAEKGQIIRELAYSGGREFKMPDGSVLRTPNITPDEETGIGSWSQQAFVARFKSYVDSNYHAPAVKPGEMQSIMPWTMYGNMTEQDLKALYVYLKSLPAKKNPVVKFIAKAGA, encoded by the coding sequence ATGAAAAAAGTATTAAAAATTGTTTTAGGAATTTTTGTCCTCATTTTATTGGGCATTGTAACCTTGGTTTCTTACATCCAACTCACCATGCCAAATGTGGGTGCAGCGCCCGACATCAAAATCGAATCCACTCCCGAATTGGTTAAGCGAGGCGAATACCTGGCCAATTGTGTTATGGTTTGTATGGATTGCCACTCCACCAGAGATTGGACCAAATATTCCGGCCCGATCACACCCGGAACCTTAGGAAACGGAGGCGAAACATTTAACAAAGAGCTGGGCTTCCCGGGCGAATTTTACTCCCGCAACATTACACCGTTTGGACTCAAAGACTGGACCGATGGAGAAATTTTCAGAGCCATAACCTGTGGTGTTTCCAGAGATGGTCATGCCTTTTTTCCGGTGATGCCATACCCCAGTTATGGCAAACTGGATTCCCTTGACATAATCGCCGTTATTGCCTATTTACGTTCCTTGCCTTCCATCGAAAAACAAGTTCCGGAATCAAAACCGGCCTTTCCGTTTAGCATTATCCTAAAAACCATTCCGCAAAAAGCCCAGTTTACTAAAAAACCCGACACCTCCAATGTGTTGGCTTATGGCGAATACCTAGCTAACTCAGCCAATTGCATTGAGTGCCATACCCAAGCCGAAAAAGGACAAATTATCCGCGAACTGGCTTACTCCGGAGGCAGGGAATTTAAAATGCCCGATGGCAGTGTTTTACGCACCCCAAACATCACCCCCGACGAAGAAACAGGTATTGGCAGTTGGAGCCAACAAGCGTTTGTGGCCCGCTTTAAATCCTATGTAGATTCCAATTACCACGCACCGGCCGTTAAACCCGGCGAAATGCAATCCATCATGCCTTGGACCATGTACGGAAACATGACCGAGCAGGATTTAAAAGCCTTGTATGTGTATTTGAAATCCCTTCCGGCCAAGAAAAATCCGGTGGTTAAATTCATCGCCAAAGCAGGAGCCTAA